One Huiozyma naganishii CBS 8797 chromosome 4, complete genome genomic region harbors:
- the SEC9 gene encoding Sec9p (similar to Saccharomyces cerevisiae SEC9 (YGR009C); ancestral locus Anc_4.78) — protein MGIKKLFRLKPPPEDTPEMNREILMTKGITVKGTQKRKKEKFAAYGQFAKDKASDTFYSPEGYEQYAQPPAPEDPADDLNKSELDDENGTSKKASPKKKRGIFGRKKSSSQDTEGTEPKEKAYDPYAVNIDTSENFSEGPYSTREPSKNNVGDTRNMSDPYSTADPYSSSEKQNYNNDPYFSHAGASDPYNSTYNDRQQSGTDRSSPGINTREPYRGGAMAGAQRGITPRNASPNQPYSSRDTSQFSNPYGERNSGDNVSRSDSNDLNAPPVDNINLEKNDASVGGVPRRGTSNPYGNRGPTRTRGSATNVPSSSSPLAYGSTGANTGNPYDNIGATDMYGSSSRAVGGTSQTNPYESMNGRSMYTSPTEAPMMNTSKPNPYNIAKTNTYSLNDPPTETFTGGPTGPLSETVYASRENRVAANDTDDLNAPLGDVTGFVDNGDDLNAPLSDELGGAQQQQQQYQEQQPWQMEEEYQQQEQSNEYGNGYGQDKGYASWEEVQRAEEEQQQREEDEAVDELKQEIRFTKQSSVASTRNTLRMAQDAERSGMNTLGLLGHQSEKLNNVETNLNLIKVQNSVADEQTAELKKLNRSLWAVHVSNPFNSKRKKREREDAIKNKKIEEKMMMEGTNRDLYQSTQRIESAMNGNAHSSSGIRERYQREQALERAKKYQFENDEEDDEMELEIDRNISQIQQVSGRLKNLALAVGGEVDAQQNRLDNIENNTDDMDIKIHMNTRRLADIR, from the coding sequence ATGGGTATCAAGAAGCTATTTAGATTAAAGCCTCCTCCAGAGGATACTCCTGAGATGAATAGGGAAATATTGATGACGAAAGGTATCACTGTGAAAGGCACacaaaaaaggaagaaagagaagtTTGCTGCGTATGGGCAGTTTGCTAAAGATAAAGCTAGCGATACATTTTACTCACCGGAAGGGTACGAACAATATGCTCAACCGCCTGCTCCAGAGGACCCCGCAGATgacttgaacaaatcaGAACTGGATGATGAGAATGGAACGAGCAAAAAGGCATCgccaaagaaaaagagaggcatttttggaaggaaaaaatcaTCATCTCAAGATACTGAGGGAACAGAACCGAAAGAGAAAGCGTACGATCCGTATGCAGTGAATATCGATACGTCTGAGAACTTTTCGGAGGGGCCATATTCAACGAGAGAGCCCAGCAAAAACAATGTCGGCGACACAAGAAATATGTCGGATCCTTACTCCACTGCGGACCCGTATAGCAGTTCTGAAAAACAGAACTACAATAACGATCCCTACTTCAGTCACGCCGGCGCATCAGATCCGTATAACAGCACATACAATGACCGGCAGCAAAGCGGTACTGACAGATCGTCTCCGGGAATAAATACGAGAGAACCATACAGGGGCGGTGCGATGGCTGGTGCACAAAGGGGAATCACACCTCGCAACGCATCTCCCAACCAACCATATAGCAGCCGAGACACATCACAGTTCAGTAACCCTTACGGTGAGAGGAATTCAGGTGACAACGTTAGCAGAAGTGACTCGAATGACTTGAATGCCCCTCCAGTAGATAATATCAATCTAGAGAAAAATGATGCGTCCGTGGGCGGTGTACCGAGAAGAGGGACTTCAAATCCATACGGTAATAGGGGGCCAACTCGGACAAGAGGTTCCGCAACAAATGTACccagttcttcaagtccatTAGCATACGGCTCCACGGGGGCAAATACAGGTAACCCATACGATAACATTGGTGCCACTGATATGTATGGTAGCAGTAGTAGAGCCGTGGGTGGAACGTCGCAGACTAACCCATATGAGTCCATGAACGGTAGATCGATGTACACCTCTCCAACGGAGGCACCTATGATGAATACGTCGAAACCAAACCCATACAATATTGCGAAGACGAATACCTACTCCCTGAATGATCCGCCTACAGAAACATTTACTGGTGGTCCAACCGGACCGTTGTCGGAAACAGTCTACGCAAGCCGCGAAAATAGAGTTGCCGCTAATGATACTGATGATTTAAATGCGCCGCTTGGAGACGTTACTGGTTTTGTGGATAACGGAGACGATTTGAATGCGCCTTTGAGCGATGAACTGGGAGGCGcgcagcaacagcagcagcaataCCAAGAGCAGCAGCCATGGCAAATGGAGGAAGAATACCAACAACAGGAGCAATCAAATGAGTATGGTAATGGCTACGGACAAGATAAGGGGTATGCATCATGGGAAGAGGTTCAAAGAGCCGAAgaggaacagcaacaaaggGAGGAAGATGAAGCTGTTGACGAGCTGAAGCAGGAGATTAGGTTTACGAAGCAAAGTTCTGTAGCGTCCACTAGAAACACGCTGAGAATGGCACAAGATGCGGAAAGATCAGGGATGAACACGCTCGGTCTGTTGGGTCATCAAAgtgagaagttgaacaacgTGGAAACTAACCTGAACTTAATCAAGGTCCAAAACTCTGTTGCTGACGAGCAAACTGCagaactgaaaaaattgaatcGTAGTCTGTGGGCGGTCCACGTTTCCAACCCTTTCAACtccaagaggaagaaaagggAACGTGAAGATGCCAtcaagaataaaaaaatcgaAGAGAAAATGATGATGGAAGGCACAAACAGGGATTTGTACCAATCCACTCAAAGGATCGAAAGTGCCATGAATGGCAATGCACATTCATCGAGTGGTATCCGTGAAAGGTATCAGAGGGAGCAAGCCCTTGAACGGGCTAAAAAGTATCAGTTTGAAaacgatgaagaagatgacgaaATGGAACTTGAGATCGACAGGAATATAAGTCAGATCCAGCAGGTTAGTGGTAGGCTAAAGAATTTGGCTCTTGCTGTGGGAGGTGAGGTAGATGCGCAACAAAACCGTTTGGACAACATTGAGAACAACACTGATGATATGGATATTAAGATTCATATGAACACTAGAAGATTAGCTGATATCAGATGA
- the ENP2 gene encoding ribosome biosynthesis protein ENP2 (similar to Saccharomyces cerevisiae ENP2 (YGR145W); ancestral locus Anc_4.77): MVLKSTSASDVSVYQVSGTNVSRSLPEWVARRRKRSLKNDLDYQNRVELIQDFEFSEASNKIKVTPDQQFVMATGTYKPQIHLYDFDNLSLKFDRHTDSENVDFLILSDDWTKSVHLQNDRSIQFQNRGGLHYTTRIPKFGRSINYNKVSCDLYVGASGSELYRLNLEQGRFLNPFKLDSEGVNNVEVNDVNGLVAVSMENSVVEFWDPRARARVSKLQLENQLDNSPFQVTTSNFRKDGLNFACGTSNGYVYLYDLRASEPAMVKDQGYGFDIKKVIWLDTVNEENKILTCDKRIAKIWDRVDGSAYASMEPSVDINDIEHVKGTGMFFTANEGIPMHTYYIPNLGPSPRWCSFLDSITEELEEKPSDSVYSNYRFITRKDVAKLNLNHLVGSKVLRAYMHGFFINTELYDKVALIANPDAYKDEREREIRRRIEKERESRIRTSGAVQKPKIKINQNLVDKLSTKRGDSMASKVVTDDRFKEMFEDEDFQVDEESYDYRQLNPVKSTNETDEGAAKRIRALTAAEESDEERIASKEDGHHSESSEEESDSEDESSQDNREEVDEQTKKKIQKQMAAIERRKEERKQSENFMNQFSVERSGDDRYSEKDVTFGQKVSELNKDAKSKRDDNSVLHRNHKGEAELTFIPKKAEKKPKQRRQADGEDDDDDVDTRDNGRTKQRFQGRRTASKNTFRGL; this comes from the coding sequence ATGGTATTGAAATCTACATCTGCCAGTGACGTTTCTGTGTACCAAGTTTCTGGTACGAATGTATCCCGTTCTCTACCGGAGTGGGTAGCTAGAAGACGGAAGAGATCGTTGAAGAATGATTTGGATTATCAGAATAGAGTGGAACTGATCCAAGATTTCGAATTTTCGGAAGCATCTAACAAGATTAAAGTCACTCCTGATCAGCAGTTTGTGATGGCCACTGGGACTTACAAACCTCAGATCCACTTGTACGATTTTGACAATTTGTCGCTGAAATTCGATAGGCATACCGACTCTGAAAATGTCGACTTTCTTATCCTTTCAGACGACTGGACCAAAAGTGTCCATTTGCAAAACGACAGGTCAatccaatttcaaaacagAGGTGGGCTTCACTACACTACGCGTATACCCAAGTTCGGAAGGTCCATAAATTACAACAAGGTTAGTTGTGATTTGTATGTGGGTGCCAGCGGCAGTGAGCTTTACAGACTGAATTTAGAACAAGGTAGATTTCTAAACCCTTTCAAATTAGATTCGGAAGGTGTCAACAACGTTGAAGTCAACGATGTGAACGGGCTGGTTGCCGTTTCGATGGAAAATAGCGTCGTAGAATTCTGGGATCCTAGAGCTCGTGCTCGGGTGTCTAAACTCCAGTTGGAAAACCAACTGGACAATTCTCCATTTCAAGTCACGACGTCGAACTTCCGTAAAGACGGGTTGAATTTTGCGTGTGGTACCTCCAACGGTTACGTCTATCTTTACGACCTACGTGCCTCTGAACCGGCTATGGTTAAGGATCAAGGTTACGGTTTTGATATCAAGAAAGTCATATGGTTAGATACGGTGAATGAGGAGAACAAAATTCTGACGTGTGACAAACGTATTGCCAAGATTTGGGACAGGGTGGATGGATCCGCATACGCATCTATGGAACCAAGTGTAGATATCAACGATATCGAACACGTCAAAGGTACCGGTATGTTTTTCACAGCAAATGAGGGGATTCCAATGCATACATATTACATTCCAAACCTGGGTCCTTCCCCACGTTGGTGTTCGTTCTTGGATTCCATTACCGAAgaattggaggaaaaaCCAAGTGACTCCGTTTATTCGAACTACAGATTTATCACTCGTAAGGATGTTGCTAAATTAAACCTGAACCATTTGGTTGGTTCTAAGGTACTAAGGGCGTACATGCACGGTTTTTTCATCAATACAGAACTGTATGATAAGGTTGCCTTGATTGCCAACCCTGATGCATACAAAgatgaaagagaaagagagatcAGGCGCAGGATTGAAAAGGAGAGAGAATCAAGAATTAGAACCTCTGGTGCGGTGCAAAAACCTAAAATTAAAATTAATCAAAACTTGGTCGACAAATTGTCGACGAAACGTGGTGATTCCATGGCGAGTAAAGTGGTTACGGACGATCGTTTCAAGGAGATGTTCGAGGATGAAGATTTCCAAGTTGACGAAGAGTCTTATGATTACAGACAACTAAACCCAGTGAAGTCGACCAATGAAACAGATGAGGGTGCCGCTAAGCGTATCAGAGCTCTGactgctgctgaagaatCTGACGAAGAAAGAATCGCCTCGAAAGAAGATGgccaccacagtgagagtagcgaagaagaaagtgacaGCGAGGATGAAAGTTCGCAGGACAACCGCGAAGAAGTGGACGAACAAActaagaagaaaatacaaaaGCAGATGGCGGCCattgaaagaagaaaggaGGAGAGGAAGCAGAGCGAAAATTTCATGAACCAGTTCAGTGTCGAACGTAGCGGAGACGACAGATATAGTGAAAAGGACGTCACATTCGGACAAAAGGTTAGCGAACTAAACAAGGATGCGAAGTCCAAAAGAGACGACAACTCGGTTCTACACCGCAACCATAAGGGTGAAGCTGAACTAACGTTCATCCCGAAGAAGGCggaaaagaaaccaaaacaGAGGAGACAAGCGGACGGggaagacgacgatgatgatgtggATACGCGAGATAACGGTAGAACCAAACAGCGTTTCCagggaagaagaactgCATCGAAAAACACCTTCAGAGGGTTATAA